The Bacteroidales bacterium genome segment CTCCTCCTGTATCTGCTGTCGCAAAAGACGGTATTCAGCTGATTGCGTTAGCAAGAGTTACAGTAAGAGCAAATATTCGTCAACTCGTTGGCGGTGCTGGCGAGGAAACAATTTTGGCAAGAGTAGGAGAGGGTATTGTTACTTCAATCGGTTCATCTGCTTCTCACAAAGAAGTTCTTGAAAATCCCGATTCTATTTCAAAGGTTGTATTGGCGAAAGGTTTGGATTCAGGAACTGCTTTTGAAATTCTCTCTATTGATATTGCCGATATTGATGTAGGTAAAAACATTGGTGCGGTATTACAAATGGATCAGGCAAATGCTGATAAAAATATTGCACAGGCTAAAGCTGAAGAAAGAAGAGCAATGGCTATTGCCCAAGAGCAGGAAATGAAAGCAAAAGCACAAGAAGCACGAGCTAAGGTTATTCTTGCCGAAGCAGAAATACCTAAAGCTATAGCCGACTCTTTCAGATCGGGAAATCTTGGTATTATGGATTATTACAAATTTCAAAATATCCAGGCCGATACTAAGATGAGAGAATCTATTTCCGAACCTCCGAATTCTGGAAAGAAAAATCATCCTGAAAAATAGAAAATATCGAAAGATATAAAAAGCAAAAGCTTGAAATATAAATTGATAAATTTATAAATATTTTTTATATCGAAAAGCATTAATAACACGCTAAGAAAATTATTCTTTCTTTGCGTGTTTTTTTGTTTTTCCGGAATTTGGATAAATTAATGAATACTTTTTACGAATAATAATTCCAAATCGGAAAATTGATTTGATTTTTCCGATTTTTAAACTCCTTTATTTATTTTTTCTAATTTCCAGAGCAAGTTCATAAAGTTTCTTATCCTCTTCGGTTTCAGGAGTTATTTTTACATTATGCGGAATAGGGCGGGTGTTTTCATCTACATGGCAGAAAGTCATAAAGCCTTCGCATGCAATTGTATCGGTTTTTCTGTTAAGTATTCTAACGTAAGTCATCAATGTTGATTTTCCTACAAAGACTACTGAACCTTCCAAGCGAATAATATGGCCGGGTTTTATCGGGCTTAAAAACTCCATTCCATGTAATTTTAAACAAACAATACTTGGGGCCGGTAAGAATTCCGTTACTGCTATAAAACCTGATTCTACAAACCATTCGGCGCACCTGCCCGCAAATAAAGTTCCGTGATGATTCAAATCTTCACTCTTAACTAATCTATGTGAAATCGACTTCTTAAATCCCATTTTAATATTTATTAAGTTTTATTTACTGCAAAAGTACTGATTTTTTTATAAAATGAACTGTCAATCTTTCAAAATATTGTACATTTGTAGCATGGAAGAAATGATATTAATTTTAGATTTTGGCTCTCAATATACTCAATTGATTGCGAGAAGAATTAGGGAATTAAACGTATATTGTGAAATACATCCTTACAACAAATTATCTGAAAAATTATTAATGAATAACAATATTAAAGGGATAGTCTTATCGGGCAGTCCGTTTTCAGTAAGAGCTGAAGGTGCACCTGATATCGACCTGTCATTAATTAGAAATAAATTTCCGCTACTTGCCGTATGTTATGGAGCGCAATTACTTGCTCAAAAAAATGGCGGAAATGTTAATGCATCCGCAACCAGAGAATACGGCAGGGCAAATCTCCACAAAATAAATACTGATAATCCGTTACTTAAAGGACTAACTCCTAATACTCAAGTTTGGATGTCGCATGGAGATACTATTTCTCATATTCCAAACAATTTTAAAATTATTGCAAGCACATCTACAGTTGACATTGCAGGATTTTATATTGAAAATGAACCAACATATGGAATCCAATTTCATCCGGAAGTGTACCATACAACCCAAGGAACGGACTTGCTTAAAAACTTTGTTGTTGATATTTGTAAATGTTCTTCTTCGTGGACATCAGGCTCATTTATAGATAATACAGTTAAATCTCTTAAAGATACACTTAAAGATGATAAAGTAATTTTAGGACTCTCTGGAGGTGTAGATTCTTCTGTTGCCGCAGTATTATTAAACAAAGCAATCGGTAAAAATCTTATTTGTATTTTTGTTGATAATGGTTTGTTAAGAAAAAATGAATTTGAAGATGTGTTGGATTCGTATAAACATTTAGGTCTTAATGTTATAGGCGTTAATTCTAAAGATAAATTTTATAATGCTTTGAAAGGTATTGCAGATCCCGAAAGAAAAAGGAAAGCCATTGGTAAAACCTTTATCAGAGTTTTCGAGGAAGAGGCAAAGAAAATTAAAAATGCTAAATATTTGGCACAAGGCACGATATATCCTGATGTTATTGAATCTGTTTCGGTTAAGGGTCCTTCTGCTACAATTAAATCACATCATAATGTTGGCGGATTGCCAAAAAGAATGGGATTAAAACTTGTTGAACCTTTAAGAGAATTATTTAAGGATGAAGTGCGTAGAGTAGGAGCTGCTCTTGAAATGCCGCTTCATTTACTTAAAAGACATCCTTTTCCTGGACCGGGACTTGGAATTCGCATTATCGGAAGTGTTACTCCTGAAAAAGTAAGAATACTACAAGAAGTTGATTATATTTTTATTAATGGATTGAAAACTCATGATCTCTATGATAAAGTATGGCAGGCTTTTGCTGTTCTTCTGCCTGTTAAATCTGTGGGAGTAATGGGAGATGAAAAAACTTATGAAAATGTTGTTGCATTACGTTCTGTTGGCTCAACCGACGGTATGACTGCGGATTGGTCGCATTTGCCGTATGAATTTCTTGCGAAAATGTCTAATGAAATAATTAATAATGTTAAGGGTGTTAATCGTGTAGTTTATGATATAAGTTCAAAACCGCCTGCAACAATTGAGTGGGAATAAAAATATTATGAAGATGAAAAAAAGCTTTCTGTTATTCGGTTTCTTATTTATATTATCGATATTTCAAATTAATGCTCAAGAGGTTGATAATCCCATTGATAATGTTGATACCTTACAATTCAATTACAACCTTACAAAGTCAGACAATATTCAGTGGATTGAAGATGAGTTAATGTATCTGCATATTGTTGCTCTTAAGCAAACTCTATTCTCAATTTCAAAACTTTATAATATTTCTATTGATGAAATTTTATTGATAAATAAATTAAATTCTGCGGATGATATTAAAGCCGGACAAATACTTTTGATTCCTGCAAGAAATCTTGACCCGAAAAAATATCCGAAAAAAGAAAGTGAACAAAAAACTCAAACTGATGAACCCAACCATCTAGAAACATCTCATAATCTTCTTCAAGATACATTAAACTACTATTATGTTTATGTAAAGCAAAAGGAAACTTTATATCATCTTAGCCATGAATATAATGTTGATATTGATGATATTAAAAAAGCGAATGATGGTTTGTTAGACGGGCTTAAAGCTTATACAACAATAAGAATTCCAAAACCTAAGAAAATTGAAGAAGTTATTGAAGAGGAAATTACTGTTTCAATTCCCGAAAATTTGATTGAACCCGCGATAATTATTGATACTGTCGCTGTTAAACTTGTTGAACACATTGTTCAACCAAGGGAAACGCTTTATAAGATCGCAAAAGAATATTCGATCTCTACAGATGATATTATAAAATATAATCCTTCGGCAGCAAAGAGGGTTAAAAAGAATCA includes the following:
- a CDS encoding acyl-CoA thioesterase, with protein sequence MGFKKSISHRLVKSEDLNHHGTLFAGRCAEWFVESGFIAVTEFLPAPSIVCLKLHGMEFLSPIKPGHIIRLEGSVVFVGKSTLMTYVRILNRKTDTIACEGFMTFCHVDENTRPIPHNVKITPETEEDKKLYELALEIRKNK
- the guaA gene encoding glutamine-hydrolyzing GMP synthase gives rise to the protein MEEMILILDFGSQYTQLIARRIRELNVYCEIHPYNKLSEKLLMNNNIKGIVLSGSPFSVRAEGAPDIDLSLIRNKFPLLAVCYGAQLLAQKNGGNVNASATREYGRANLHKINTDNPLLKGLTPNTQVWMSHGDTISHIPNNFKIIASTSTVDIAGFYIENEPTYGIQFHPEVYHTTQGTDLLKNFVVDICKCSSSWTSGSFIDNTVKSLKDTLKDDKVILGLSGGVDSSVAAVLLNKAIGKNLICIFVDNGLLRKNEFEDVLDSYKHLGLNVIGVNSKDKFYNALKGIADPERKRKAIGKTFIRVFEEEAKKIKNAKYLAQGTIYPDVIESVSVKGPSATIKSHHNVGGLPKRMGLKLVEPLRELFKDEVRRVGAALEMPLHLLKRHPFPGPGLGIRIIGSVTPEKVRILQEVDYIFINGLKTHDLYDKVWQAFAVLLPVKSVGVMGDEKTYENVVALRSVGSTDGMTADWSHLPYEFLAKMSNEIINNVKGVNRVVYDISSKPPATIEWE
- the floA gene encoding flotillin-like protein FloA (flotillin-like protein involved in membrane lipid rafts); the protein is MNVGLLIGIVIACIFLLWFILYIIPLGLWFTALLSGVKISLIQLIFMRWRKVPPKVIVQNMISSTKAGLNLSRNDLEAHYLAGGNVQRVVNALISADKANMSLDFKTATAIDLAGRDVFEAVQMSVNPKVINTPPVSAVAKDGIQLIALARVTVRANIRQLVGGAGEETILARVGEGIVTSIGSSASHKEVLENPDSISKVVLAKGLDSGTAFEILSIDIADIDVGKNIGAVLQMDQANADKNIAQAKAEERRAMAIAQEQEMKAKAQEARAKVILAEAEIPKAIADSFRSGNLGIMDYYKFQNIQADTKMRESISEPPNSGKKNHPEK